In the bacterium genome, GGGGTGACGCCTCGTCGACGTGCACAATATCATAGAGAACGGCGGGTGGCTGCAATTGTTGCGGAGGCGGCCGTGGACGGCGACCTGGTGACGGGACCCCTGCCCTGGACCTGCGAGCGGGGGGAGGGCCGCCTGGCCGTCCGCCTGGAGCTGCTGGACAGGGGCCGCGACCTGCTGCTCCTGATCGGCGGCGGGGCCGTCCACGTCGGCGCCGTCGCCGTCGCTTCGACGGCCGGCGGCACTGCCGGCGAGCCCTGCGACGAGCTGGCGGTCGTGCCCGGGCACAAGGAGGGCCCGCTCGCGCGGGAGGGCGCCCGGCGGCTGGCCGCCGCCTCGGGCCGCACCTGCGTCGCGGTCGCCGGCATCCACCAGGACCGCGCGACGGCGGCCGAGATCGCCGCGATCGTGGGGCACGCCCGCGACGCGCTGCAAACCCTGGCCGACGCCCTCGCGCGCCGGCGGCTAGAGGAAGGACGGCCATGACCCGCGACCTGCCGGCGATCGAAACCACGCTGCTGGGCTGGACGGACGAGATCGGCGCCATCGCCGCCGGCCTGTTCCGCCGCACGGGGGAGCTGCGCTTCAAGCACGGTCAGGAGGCGATCACCGAGGCCGACCACCGCATCGAACGGCTGCTGGTCGAGCGGATCCGCGCGGCGTTCCCGGGCGACGCCGTCCACGGCGAGGAGTTCGGCGATTCGGGGGGCGGCGTCGCGGCCGCCGGCGGCCGCACCTGGTACCTCGACCCGATCGACGGGACGCTGAACTTCTCGCTCGGCCTGCCGGACTTCTGCACGTCGGTGGCCCTGATGGAGGGCGACGAGATCCTGGCCGCGCTGGTCTACCAGCCGCTGCACGGCGAGCGCTTCACCGCCGTGCGCGGCGGCGGCGCGCGGCTCAACGGCAAGCCCATCCGGGTGAGCGACCGCGCCCCGCTGGGCGCCGCGATCCTCAGCCTGCAACTGCAGAAGCGCGGGCGCTTCGTGCAGAGCGCGCCGCTGCTGCAGCAGGTCCTGCTCGGATCGATGAAGGTCCGCCGCTTGGGCACCATCGCCCTGGAGATGGCCTACCTGGCCGACGGCCGCTACGACGGCCTGCTGGCGGGCCGCGGCCAGCCGCAGGAGCTCTACGACGTGGCGGCGGGCATCCTGCTGGTGGAGGAGGCCGGGGGCGTGGTCACCGACCACCGCGGCCGGCCCTACGTGCCGGGTTCGACCGACCTGATCGGCAGCAACGGCGCGATCCACGACGAGCTGATCGCGCTCATCCGGACGCACGACACCACCGAGAGCTGAGCGCGGTCGGGAACCGGCCGGCTACAGGTACTGCAGGGCCAGCGCGCCGCTGCCGAGCATCCCGTAACTGAGCCAGGAGGGGTCGTCCGCGCCGCTGCGGTCGCGGCAGGCGAGCGACGCCGTGCGCAGCGCGCTCGCCACGGTCGCGCCGCCGGCCAGGGCGCGGTAGAAGTCGCCGGCGAAGGCGCGGGCCCGGGGCTGCGACACCGCCAGGTGCGGTCCCACCACGGCCGACGCGCCCGACATCAGGAACCGCGGGCCGAAGGCGGTCAGGCCGAGGTAGCTGTTGGAGAAGACCAGCGGCGGCGTGGCGGCGTGACGCGCCAGATCCTCGGGCGCGACGGGGCCGTCCTCGAGCTGCCAGCGCGCCGGTTCCGTCGTCGCGCCGTTGCCGGCGCCTCCCGACCAAGGGTGCGACCGGCCCTGCTCGGCCCGCTCGGAGATCCGGTCCAGCAGGGCGGTCACCGGGTCGACGCCGACCGGCTCCAGCTCCCGCTCCTCCTCCGCCGACAGCATGAGATCGCGGGCCAGCGCTTCCCAGCCGGACAGCTGCACGGTCGCCGCCTGCACCTGCGGCGCGGACGTCGCGCCGCTGAAGTGGAAGCCCTGATAGCGGCGGCCGGAACGGGCCAGGCGACCCGGGGTCATCGCGCCCGCCGGCGATTCGAGCCAGGCCAGGCGCTGGCCGTCGCCGAGCTGGGCCAGGGCTTCGTCGAGCATGGCGCGCTCGAGCCGGGCCTGCATCGTGCCCTCGCCGCGGCCGTGGCCGTCGAGGAACAGGACCCCGGGATCGGCGCAGTCCTGCGGCCGGAAACGCCGCACGACCTCGCCCAGCCGCGACGGCCCCTGCGTCTGCTCCGCCTGGACCTGGTCCTCCCAGCGGCGCGACCAGGCGCCGCGCCGGGCGGACTTGACGGAGCTGCGCCGGTCGGCGCAGACGGGCGCCAGTTCCAGGACGAAGCGGATGCCGTTGTGCAGGCAGGACCAGGGCAGCACGAGATCGTCGGTCGCCACGACCAGGTGGTAGCCGATCGGGCTCTCGGCGACCGCGCCGGCCAGCGCGGGGGAGGCGGCGCCCACGTCGGCGCGATCGGGTGCGAAGGCCGCCGGATTGCCGGTCTGCGCGGCCCGGAACAGCAGCTGCCCCAACTCCGTGACCGCGGCGTGGACCGCGGGGCTGCCGAGCCCCTCGGTCTGCTGGAGGCGCACCAGCCGGTCCCTCTGGACGTGCGCGCGGTCGAGCAGCCCCCGCCTGGTGGCTGCATCCTGGCCGCGGGTCAGATCGATATCCAGCCACTGCACGGCAGACTCCTCCGCTTGATCCCGGAATCAGGCCCTGTCCCGCCTAGATGCAAGGGACGGACCGGGGGGCGGGGGTGTCGACAGACCCCTCGCTCCTGCTTCCGATATCGGCAGCCGCCGCCGATCATTGATCAAAGAAAAAGGCGCCTGGCGGCGCCTCATCCCGGTCTTGGGCGGTCCCGTGACCGCTTCCGACGCTTCAGCTGTCGATACCGACGGTGCGTGGTGCCCGAGGGGAGACTCGAACTCCCACGAGGAATCCCTCACTACGACCTGAACGTAGCGCGTCTACCAATTCCGCCACCCGGGCTCCACCGTCGTACGCAGGAGCGTTGGGCGAACCGCCCGGTGCTCCGCGAGCCGCAAATCTAGAAGACGCCCCCGGACCTGTCAACCCCGCAGACGACAAAATACGGCGGGAAAATGCGGATTGTGCCGATCGGGCGCAGATGTTAGCTTCACGTCCCCGGCGCCCGCGATCCCATCCGGTCAGGAGTGACGATGCCCGCGACCCGCGCCGAAGGCGGCGTGAAGATCATCGCCAAGAACCGCAAAGCCTTCCACGAGTTCGAGATCCTCGATAGGTGGGAGGCCGGGATCGTGTTGCAGGGCACCGAGGTCAAATCCCTGCGCGCCGGCAAGTGCAACCTCGGGGACGCCTATGCCGAGATCCGCGACGGCGAGGCCTGGCTCGTGAAGGTCCACATCGGCCCCTACGACCAGGGCAACCGCGCGAACCACGACCCCTTCCGTCGCCGCAAGCTGTTGCTGACCAGGCGCGAGATCCGCAAATTGCGGCCGCGACTGGAGGAGAAGGGGCTGACGCTGGTGCCGCTGAGCATGTACTTCAAGCACGGCCTGGTGAAGGTCGAATTCGGGCTCGGCCGGGGCAAGAAGCTGCACGACAAGCGCCACGCCACCGCCAAACGCGACTCCGACCTGCGCATCCGGCGCGAGATGGGACGGCACTGAGCCGTGAACGCCGACCGGACATGCCCGTATCCGCCGAGGACGGCGTGGCTCGCCCTGGCCCTGATGACGGCGGCGGCCCTCGTCGTCGCGCCCGGCGCGCGCGGCGGTCCCTTCCCCGCGGCCGATCCCGATGGTCCGGTCCTGCGCGTCCAGGTCGTCTACCCCGGCGACCGCGCCCCGGCCTCGATCGAGGCGCGCCGGCTCGCCTCGGGCATGGGGGAGCCGTTCGTCAGCTCGGCCGACGCGGCGCTGATCTTCCGCGCCGCGCGCTTCTGGGATCCGGATCGCCTTCAACTGACGATGCGCGCCGGCGGTCGCAGCGCCGTGGTGACGGTGAACAGCCGCCACGTCCAGCGCGCCGGCGGGAACATCCTGCTCGCGCTGGCGCCTGTCCACGTCGACGGCGACGTGTGGCTCCCGTTGGAGTTCCTGACCGCCGTGCTCGCGCCGGCGGCGGGCGATGACGTGGACTGGGACCCCGTGCTGCAGACGCTGACGGTGGGCGGCCGGCGGGCCGATTTGCTGACGCTGACCCTCGCGTCGTCGACCGACGCCACGACCCTCACCCTCGGCTGCGCCAAGGCCGTGGCCTGGCGTCTCGAGCGGACCGCGCCGGACACGCTGGCCCTGACGCTGGACGACGCGAGCGCGGCGCCGACGTTGCTGGGCGCGATGGCCACCGAAGGCCTGGTCGCCGGCGGTCTGCTCGCGCAGCAGCCCGGCGGCGTGCGCATCGTGGTGGCGCTGGCCGCGAGCGCCGGCGGCTGGAACGTCGAGACTGCCGACGACGGGCGCGAGATCCGTCTCGCCCTTCAGGCGCGCGAGGGCGGCGCCCCGGAGGAGCCCGCGCCGGCGATCGTGGCGCCCGGCGCCGCCGCTTCCGCGCCGTCGCGCGACGTGCGCGTCGTGGTGGTGGACCCGGGCCACGGCGGCTCGGACCGGGGCGCGGTCGGCGACAGCGGCACCCCGGAGAAGGACCTCATGCTGGATCTGGCCCAGGACGTCCGCCAGCAGCTGCGCCGCCTGGACTTCGACGTGGTGCTGACCCGCGACGACGACCGCGACCTGGAGCCGGAGCAGCGCGCCGAGACCGCGAACCGGTCCGACGGCGACGTCTTCATCTCCCTGCATGCCGACAGCTGGTTCGGCGCGGAGGCGTCGGGGGTCACGACCTTCGCCGTCGCGGCCGACGACACGCCGCTGCCGGATCTGGCGGACGGCTTCACGCCCTGGCACCTCGCGCAGCGACGGCACGCCGTCGCCAGCGGCGAGCTGGCGGCGCTGGTGCAGCCGCGTCTGGTCGCCGCGTCGGGATCGCCCGATCGCGGGATCGTGCGGCTCGACGCCCGCATCCTGCAGGGGATCGACATGCCCGCGGTCATGATCGAGGTCGGCTTCCTGACCGACCCCGGCCAGGAACGCCAGCTGCTCGACGGCGGGCGGCGCCGCGAGCTGGCCGCCGCGATCGCCGCGGCCGTGGACGCGTTCCGCGGCAATGAGGTCCGCGAGGCGCCCCGACCGGCGTCGCGGTGGGGGGAGCCGTGGTGAACCCGCGCGCACGCCGACGCCTGCCGCTCGAGGGGGGCCGCCGCCTGTGGTGGGGGCTGGCCCTGCTGGTCTTCGTGGCGGCGATGGCGGGGGGAGTCTCGGCCCTCTGGCTGAGCCGCAGCCCTGGGCACAGCCCGGTGGCGGCGCCGCCGGAGTCGGCCCCCGAGTCGCTCGTCGCCGGCTCGCGCGGCGTCGTGCTCTACTTCCCGGACGACGACGGGATCGGCATGGTCACCGAGGAGTTGCTGCTGCCCAGCCGCGACCGCTTGGACGAGGACGTGCTGTCGGTGATGTCGGCGCTGCAGCGGGGGCCCCGCGCCGCGCGCACCGCCGCGGCCTTGCCCGCGGGCTCCCGGCCGCTGGGCGTGTTCCTGGACCGCGCCTCCGGCCACGTGGTCGTGGACTGGAGCCGCGAGCTCATCACCGGCCAGCCGGGAGGCAGCGCCGCCGAACTGGCGACGCTGACGT is a window encoding:
- a CDS encoding inositol monophosphatase, translating into MTRDLPAIETTLLGWTDEIGAIAAGLFRRTGELRFKHGQEAITEADHRIERLLVERIRAAFPGDAVHGEEFGDSGGGVAAAGGRTWYLDPIDGTLNFSLGLPDFCTSVALMEGDEILAALVYQPLHGERFTAVRGGGARLNGKPIRVSDRAPLGAAILSLQLQKRGRFVQSAPLLQQVLLGSMKVRRLGTIALEMAYLADGRYDGLLAGRGQPQELYDVAAGILLVEEAGGVVTDHRGRPYVPGSTDLIGSNGAIHDELIALIRTHDTTES
- a CDS encoding CHAT domain-containing protein yields the protein MQWLDIDLTRGQDAATRRGLLDRAHVQRDRLVRLQQTEGLGSPAVHAAVTELGQLLFRAAQTGNPAAFAPDRADVGAASPALAGAVAESPIGYHLVVATDDLVLPWSCLHNGIRFVLELAPVCADRRSSVKSARRGAWSRRWEDQVQAEQTQGPSRLGEVVRRFRPQDCADPGVLFLDGHGRGEGTMQARLERAMLDEALAQLGDGQRLAWLESPAGAMTPGRLARSGRRYQGFHFSGATSAPQVQAATVQLSGWEALARDLMLSAEEERELEPVGVDPVTALLDRISERAEQGRSHPWSGGAGNGATTEPARWQLEDGPVAPEDLARHAATPPLVFSNSYLGLTAFGPRFLMSGASAVVGPHLAVSQPRARAFAGDFYRALAGGATVASALRTASLACRDRSGADDPSWLSYGMLGSGALALQYL
- the smpB gene encoding SsrA-binding protein SmpB, with translation MPATRAEGGVKIIAKNRKAFHEFEILDRWEAGIVLQGTEVKSLRAGKCNLGDAYAEIRDGEAWLVKVHIGPYDQGNRANHDPFRRRKLLLTRREIRKLRPRLEEKGLTLVPLSMYFKHGLVKVEFGLGRGKKLHDKRHATAKRDSDLRIRREMGRH
- a CDS encoding N-acetylmuramoyl-L-alanine amidase — encoded protein: MNADRTCPYPPRTAWLALALMTAAALVVAPGARGGPFPAADPDGPVLRVQVVYPGDRAPASIEARRLASGMGEPFVSSADAALIFRAARFWDPDRLQLTMRAGGRSAVVTVNSRHVQRAGGNILLALAPVHVDGDVWLPLEFLTAVLAPAAGDDVDWDPVLQTLTVGGRRADLLTLTLASSTDATTLTLGCAKAVAWRLERTAPDTLALTLDDASAAPTLLGAMATEGLVAGGLLAQQPGGVRIVVALAASAGGWNVETADDGREIRLALQAREGGAPEEPAPAIVAPGAAASAPSRDVRVVVVDPGHGGSDRGAVGDSGTPEKDLMLDLAQDVRQQLRRLDFDVVLTRDDDRDLEPEQRAETANRSDGDVFISLHADSWFGAEASGVTTFAVAADDTPLPDLADGFTPWHLAQRRHAVASGELAALVQPRLVAASGSPDRGIVRLDARILQGIDMPAVMIEVGFLTDPGQERQLLDGGRRRELAAAIAAAVDAFRGNEVREAPRPASRWGEPW
- a CDS encoding GerMN domain-containing protein, producing the protein MNPRARRRLPLEGGRRLWWGLALLVFVAAMAGGVSALWLSRSPGHSPVAAPPESAPESLVAGSRGVVLYFPDDDGIGMVTEELLLPSRDRLDEDVLSVMSALQRGPRAARTAAALPAGSRPLGVFLDRASGHVVVDWSRELITGQPGGSAAELATLTSILRTLSWNFPELATCTLLVEGAPVSTLAGHLDADRPFILKRWR